The following proteins are co-located in the Acropora palmata chromosome 11, jaAcrPala1.3, whole genome shotgun sequence genome:
- the LOC141897780 gene encoding uncharacterized protein LOC141897780 isoform X3, with translation MQEITRKEQENERLLRELDVKEEELKKVTKETNQTYDDQKKMRLEMEVKKEELRKLEEQNKEWANKLSALKAEMQLKDKSVQNQEKERQERAVEELKVQLSKAIQEKEELKASVDELNTKLQAELSTKEYFERALIEAKNTLASNKEKLANLEEENKQLERNLLEAQEQLEKGKEKSDALDKEHKELQEMGQTLKRKEQFQNDLYDTVRKIQENLTELERQGQEKKIEFMTLKEKMKDEMLQKDSELDELNKTLQRLEASKKKKGFFKRVHHFFCFGCTRKTTEQNAKF, from the exons ATGCAAGAAATAACCcggaaagaacaagaaaatgag AGGTTGTTGAGAGAACTGGATGTTAAGGAGGAAGAACTTAAGAAGGTCACAAAAGAGACCAA TCAGACATATGATGACCAGAAGAAAATGAGGTTGGAAATGGAAGTAAAGAAG GAAGAGTTAAGGAAACTTGAGGAACAGAACAAGGAATGGGCAAA CAAACTTTCAGCCCTGAAAGCAGAGATGCAACTCAAAGATAAATCAGTACAAAATCAG gaaaaagaaagacagGAAAG AGCTGTTGAAGAGTTAAAAGTTCAACTTTCCAAAGCAATTCAAGAG AAGGAAGAACTTAAGGCCTCAGTGGATGAGCTGAATACCAAGTTGCAG GCTGAATTGAGCACcaaggaatattttgaaag GGCATTGATTGAAGCAAAGAATACTCTGGCATCAAATAAGGAGAAG TTGGCCAACCTTGAGGAAGAGAACAAGCAGTTAGAAAG AAACTTGCTGGAGGCCCAAGAGCAGCTTGAAaaggggaaagaaaaa aGTGATGCTTTGGACAAAGAACACAAGGAACTTCAG GAAATGGGCCAAACTTTGAAACG GAAGGAACAGTTTCAGAATGACCTTTATGACACTGTGAGG aaaatacaagaaaacCTTACAGAACTGGAAAG ACAAggacaggaaaagaaaattgagttcatgactttgaaagaaaag ATGAAAGATGAGATGCTCCAAAAAGACAG TGAACTTGATGAACTGAACAAAACACTGCAGAGGCTTGAG gcatcaaagaaaaagaaaggattttttAAGAGAGTGcaccattttttttgctttggatGTACACGAAAAACAACTGAGCagaatgcaaaattttaa
- the LOC141897780 gene encoding uncharacterized protein LOC141897780 isoform X2 encodes MQEITRKEQENERLLRELDVKEEELKKVTKETNQTYDDQKKMRLEMEVKKEELRKLEEQNKEWANKLSALKAEMQLKDKSVQNQEKERQERAVEELKVQLSKAIQEKEELKASVDELNTKLQAELSTKEYFERALIEAKNTLASNKEKLANLEEENKQLERNLLEAQEQLEKGKEKSDALDKEHKELQEMGQTLKRKEQFQNDLYDTVRKIQENLTELERQGQEKKIEFMTLKEKVKRNFVKWPGRIITYFMTFLLPAKKKYMIMIHITNNNSYCYCSPKIILICFDINRPLFFLSSLDER; translated from the exons ATGCAAGAAATAACCcggaaagaacaagaaaatgag AGGTTGTTGAGAGAACTGGATGTTAAGGAGGAAGAACTTAAGAAGGTCACAAAAGAGACCAA TCAGACATATGATGACCAGAAGAAAATGAGGTTGGAAATGGAAGTAAAGAAG GAAGAGTTAAGGAAACTTGAGGAACAGAACAAGGAATGGGCAAA CAAACTTTCAGCCCTGAAAGCAGAGATGCAACTCAAAGATAAATCAGTACAAAATCAG gaaaaagaaagacagGAAAG AGCTGTTGAAGAGTTAAAAGTTCAACTTTCCAAAGCAATTCAAGAG AAGGAAGAACTTAAGGCCTCAGTGGATGAGCTGAATACCAAGTTGCAG GCTGAATTGAGCACcaaggaatattttgaaag GGCATTGATTGAAGCAAAGAATACTCTGGCATCAAATAAGGAGAAG TTGGCCAACCTTGAGGAAGAGAACAAGCAGTTAGAAAG AAACTTGCTGGAGGCCCAAGAGCAGCTTGAAaaggggaaagaaaaa aGTGATGCTTTGGACAAAGAACACAAGGAACTTCAG GAAATGGGCCAAACTTTGAAACG GAAGGAACAGTTTCAGAATGACCTTTATGACACTGTGAGG aaaatacaagaaaacCTTACAGAACTGGAAAG ACAAggacaggaaaagaaaattgagttcatgactttgaaagaaaaggtaaaGAGAAATTTCGTAAAATGGCCAGGAAGAATAATAACTTATTTCATGACTTTTCTTTtacctgcaaaaaaaaaatatatgatCATGATTCacataacaaataataatagttattgcTATTGTTcaccaaaaattattttaatttgttttgatattaataggccattgttctttttatcttctttaGATGAAAGATGA
- the LOC141858985 gene encoding uncharacterized protein LOC141858985: MRLEMEGKKEELRKLEEQNKELANKLSALKAEIQLKDESVQNLEQERKERAVEELKVQLSKAIQEKEELKASVDELNTKLQAELRTKEYFERALIEAKNTLASNKEKLANLEEENKQLERNLLEAQEQLEKRKEKSDALEKEHKELQEMGQTLKRKEQFHNDLYDTVRKIQENLTELERQGQEKKIEFMTLKEKMKDEMLQKDSELDELNKTLQKLEASQKKKGFFKRVRHFFRFGCTRKTTEQNAKF, encoded by the exons ATGAGGTTGGAAATGGAAGGAAAGAAG GAAGAGTTAAGGAAACTTGAGGAACAGAACAAGGAATTGGCAAA CAAACTTTCAGCCCTGAAAGCAGAGATTCAACTCAAAGATGAATCAGTGCAAAATCTG gaacaagaaagaaaggaaag AGCTGTTGAAGAGTTAAAAGTTCAACTTTCGAAAGCAATTCAAGAG AAGGAAGAACTCAAGGCCTCAGTGGATGAGCTGAATACCAAGTTGCAG GCTGAATTGAGAACcaaggaatattttgaaag GGCATTGATTGAAGCAAAGAATACTCTGGCATCAAATAAGGAGAAG TTAGCCAACCTTGAGGAAGAGAACAAGCAGTTAGAAAG AAACTTGCTGGAGGCCCAAGAGCAGCTtgaaaagaggaaagaaaaa AGTGATGCTTTGGAGAAAGAACACAAGGAACTTCAG GAAATGGGTCAAACTTTGAAACG GAAGGAACAGTTTCATAATGACCTGTATGACACTGTGAGG aaaatacaagaaaacCTTACAGAACTGGAAAG ACAAggacaggaaaagaaaattgagttcatgactttgaaagaaaag ATGAAAGATGAGATGCTCCAAAAAGACAG TGAACTTGATGAACTGAACAAAACACTGCAGAAGCTTGAG GCGtcacagaaaaagaaaggattttttAAGAGAGTGCGCCATTTTTTTCGCTTTGGATGTACACgaaaaacaactgaacagaatgcaaaattttaa